Proteins encoded together in one Microplitis mediator isolate UGA2020A chromosome 7, iyMicMedi2.1, whole genome shotgun sequence window:
- the LOC130672004 gene encoding ATP-binding cassette sub-family C member 11-like isoform X1: MSSSSLGIINDACTSFDNNGQGKLLPRKKNDKYSSTYVQHNRLSRYTTALANCVPVRFKKVPGSEIPLDKIGLLSSVSFSWINEYITDGCKNGLRDKPLPSISTQESCQVNGSRIDTLWHNHVVERGQAGASVPKIAWHFVKTRVLVSSFIYFLGMFIALSSPIIVLQKIIIATEDRVNVTYKQNTSLSNPVIINATKINLTVNNNFDNYSNNLKHEIMIDQVIIFSHIGILITAEVISYFLIAWSASLNLRTATRLRSACLTLAYKKLIKSSVRFKAPVHQTLTYFVPESKTLYELITNGPLIFSGPLILLISSLYIWYSMGHWALIGIATLIILYLSLIMNAYLTNLFATRAMNYSLRRLSLLEEFINKIYFAKITQWDRCFVSRIQGVRKKELGEIKLGALSEGCSLCMVHVIPIVTVSVMTMAYLFTHQQIISVNYIPCLILILINLKHCVRSSWLAMSSISHGLASLNKLKTVLILKDCDRYTDKPIDKNYAITINSGHFSWDYNNNKRHTSYSVESDNIYVGAALKASLSPELIDINFYVPKGKLIGICGASGSGKSSLLLAIMGQLNRINGQVTIDGNMSYVPEDFNLFEGTLKENIVMNESFDSSWYYKSIQACNLTNDISLLPGSDDTDVHTVELTMIQKQKIALARAVYTNRDINLLDNPLRDLDKIESLEIFDKAIVQVLGLKSVVMITDKVQYLKRCDLIYLMKNGKVVEHGKHEELCQWNKEYDELTKSFDKKFRDNSRQLLVDSGIKSKGLSSATAAAISSSDLNLKLSRGETDFDETTRGIYGVRAIDYRAGGKCLGEFVCAMALLYSIPIAASPLIFFYISQKTLVNTTHIAIILASVVGFIIALGLTLTFIYNKDIFNAAKNMHERWLKKINRAHISIFSTVSSSALINICSHDLQEVDYTLPKLKITILMHFGISLFTTTILGIICPWLLLPMAIFISIIIIYQFYIRQLVLALNESRIESVTPIYNHVVSTVNERITIQAYRKERDFAKKFYKYCDANTTYDFMLKATKLWMEYRIKLISAVTLAAVIIICAAVNGVKDRYQVLGLGFICTIQLTQSLVHLTAAIIDVYGSLMTVGFVDNYIQNIPQEIKDNNDRREWPLIPSIHFQNVLLINSTDHEPFNFSIYAGEKVAIHGSNTELKSHLVKVLLQFDQVFSGNILIGNLNIVDINIDVLRQYVDYIPRVPILFNGTIKYNLEPHNRRTDKEIMEALQKVFLWEKISKLDDKLDSSAGNLFSVTEKKLLSLARIYLNSTVFNRSIIIIEDLEPDSELINNILQDVFKDFTIIVLSSSLNWNAQRIIKLKNTKETGTSMASNLLSCKKK; the protein is encoded by the exons ATGTCTTCATCGTCTTTGGGCATCATCAATGATGCTTGCACCag tTTTGATAATAATGGACAAGGTAAACTTttaccaagaaaaaaaaatgataaatatagtTCAACATATGTACAACACAATCGCTTATCAAGATATACTACAGCACTTGCTAATTGCGTACCTGtgagatttaaaaa agtTCCAGGATCTGAAATTCCTCTAGATAAAATAGGATTACTGTCAAGTGTATCATTCAGTTGGATAAATGAATACATTACTGATGGTTGTAAAAATGGATTACGAGATAAACCATTGCCTAGTATTTCTACTCAAGAATCTTGTCAAGTAAATGGCTCcag gaTAGATACCCTGTGGCATAATCATGTAGTCGAGAGAGGACAAGCTGGTGCATCGGTACCTAAAATCGCATGGCATTTTGTCAAAACCCGCGTACTTGTCAGCTCATTTATTTACTTCCTGGGAATGTTCATTGCGCTCTCCAGCCCC aTAATTGtattgcaaaaaataataattgcgaCTGAGGACCGGGTTAATGTGACTTACAAGCAAAACACCAGTTTGTCTAATCCAGTAATTATCAACgcgacaaaaataaatttaactgtcaataataatttcgataattattcaaataatttaaaacatgaAATAATGATAGAtcaagttattatttttagtcataTTGGTATTTTGATAACAGCTGAAGTTAtttcatactttttaattgcctGGAGCGCATCATTAAATCTTAGAACGGCTACAAGATTGAGATCTGCATGTTTAACTCTGGCgtacaaaaaattgattaaatcaTCAGTACGATTCAAAGCTCCGGTTCATCAG aCATTGACGTATTTTGTACCAGAAAGCAAAACTCTTTACGAATTAATAACAAACGGACCACTGATATTTTCCGGTCCTTTGATTTTATTGATATCGTCTCTGTACATCTGGTACTCGATGGGACACTGGGCACTTATAGGAATCGCaactctaattattttatatctaaGCTTGATAATGAATGCTTATTTGACAAATCTTTTTGCAACGCGTGCCATGAATTACTCACTGAGACGGCTGTCTTTGCTCGAAGAGtttatcaacaaaatttattttgcaaaAATTACCCAGTGGGACAGATGCTTTGTGTCCCGGATCCAAGGAGTTCGTAAGAAGGAATTGGGAGAGATAAAATTGGGCGCACTAAGCGAAGGCTGCAGTCTCTGTATGGTTCACGTTATTCCAATAGTTACTGTCAGTGTTATGACAATggcttatttatttactcatcaGCAAATTATTTCAGTCAAC tatattccatgtttgattttaattcttataaatttaaaacactgTGTGCGGAGTAGCTGGTTAGCAATGAGTAGTATTTCACATGGTTTGGCATcactcaataaattaaaaacagtaTTGATACTAAAAGACTGTGATCGTTATACTGACAAACCGATTGATAAAAACTACGCAATCACTATTAATTCTGGACATTTTTCATgggattataataataataaacgtcATACATCTTA ttccgTCGAGAGTGACAATATTTATGTGGGAGCAGCTTTGAAAGCTTCATTGTCACCAGAATTGAtagacataaatttttatgtgccTAAAGGAAAATTGATAGGAATATGCGGAGCTTCTGGAAGTGGAAAATCATCGTTGCTGCTGGCAATCATGGGCCAATTGAATCGCATTAATGGCCAGGTTACTATTGACGGTAACATGTCATATGTACCagaagattttaatttatttgagggAACTCTCAAGGAGAATATTGTGATGAACGAGAGTTTTGACTCCTCGTGGTACTACAAGAGCATACAGGCTTGCAATTTGACCAACGACATAAGTTTGCTTCCAGGATCAGATGACACTGACGTGCATACAGTAGAGCTGACGATGATCCAGAAGCAAAAAATCGCGTTGGCACGAGCAGTTTACACGAATCGCGACATAAATTTACTGGACAATCCTCTCAGGGATTTAGACAAGATTGAGagcttagaaatttttgacaaaGCTATTGTTCAAGTTCTTGGACTGAAAAGTGTCGTCATGATTACTGACAAAGTCCAA tatttgaagaGATGCGACTTGATTTATCTGATGAAAAATGGCAAAGTAGTGGAGCATGGTAAGCATGAAGAGCTGTGTCAGTGGAACAAAGAGTATGACGAGTTGACTAAATCATTTGACAAAAAGTTTCGCGATAATTCGCGTCAACTTCTTGTAGACTCGGGAATTAAAAGTAAAGGTCTTAGTTCAGCGACAGCTGCGGCTATTTCTTcaagtgatttaaatttaaagttaagcAGAGGAGAAACAGATTTTGATGAAACGACAAGAGGAATTTACGGAGTACGAGCTATCGACTATCGAGCTGGGGGAAAATGTCTCGGTGAATTTGTCTGTGCGATGGCTTTGCTTTATTCTATTCCCATTGCCGCAAGccctcttatttttttttacatatctcag AAAACTCTGGTCAATACAACACACATCGCTATTATTTTAGCGTCAGTCGTAGGATTTATCATCGCTTTAGGACTTactttaacatttatttacaacaaa gaTATATTCAATGCtgctaaaaatatgcacgagAGAtggctgaaaaaaataaatcgcgCGCATATATCGATATTTTCAACGGTATCTTCTTCTGCGTTGATAAATATCTGCAGCCATGACTTACAagaag tgGATTATACATTGCCcaagttaaaaataacaatacttATGCACTTTGGAATAAGTTTATTTACTACAACGATCTTGGGGATAATTTGTCCCTGGTTGTTATTACCGATGGCGATATTTATcagcataataataatttaccagTTTTACATCCGTCAATTGGTACTCGCGCTCAACGAATCGAGAATAGAATCGGTAACGCCGATTTATAATCACGTTGTGAGTACCGTCAATGAAAGAATAACGATTCAGGCGTACAGAAAAGAAAGAGAttttgctaaaaaattttacaaatactGCGACGCGAATACTACTTATGATTTTATGCTAAAAGCGACCAAATTGTGGATGGAGTACAGAATAAAACTTATTTCCGCGGTTACTCTGGCAGCGGTAATTATAATTTGCGCGGCAGTAAATGGCGTTAAAGATCGGTATCAAGTATTGGGACTGGGTTTTATTTGTACGATTCAATTGACTCAGAGTCTGGTTCATCTTACTGCTGCTATTATTGATGTGTATGGAAGTCTTATGACCGTTGGCTTTGTAGATAATTATATTCAG aataTACCGCaagaaataaaagataataatgATAGACGTGAGTGGCCACTGATACCGAGTatacattttcaaaatgttttgttgataaattcgACGGATCATGagccatttaatttttcaatttatgctGGGGAAAAAGTCg cgATACACGGCAGTAATacagaattaaaaagtcatttagtAAAAGTATTGCTGCAATTTGATCAAGTATTTTCaggaaatattttaataggaaatttaaatattgtcgACATAAATATCGATGTACTGAGACAGTATGTCGATTATATTCCACGAGTACCTATTCTTTTTAATGggacaataaaatacaatttggAGCCGCACAACCGTCGTACGGACAAAGAAATAATGGAGGCGTtgcaaaaagtatttttgtgggaaaaaatatcaaagctCGATGACAAGTTGGACAGCAGCGCGGGTAACTTGTTCAGtgtcactgaaaaaaaattattgtcactCGCTCGTATTTATCTCAACTCGACTGTCTTCAATCGAAgc attataattattgaagatCTGGAACCAGACTCCGAATtgattaacaatattttacaAGATGTATTTAAAGACTTTACAATAATCGTATTATCAAGTTCATTAAACTGGAATGCACAgcgaattattaaattaaaaaatacaaag gaaACAGGAACATCGATGGCTAGTAATTTAttgagttgtaaaaaaaaataa
- the LOC130672004 gene encoding ATP-binding cassette sub-family C member 11-like isoform X2 — translation MMLAPVLLYVYLSFDNNGQGKLLPRKKNDKYSSTYVQHNRLSRYTTALANCVPVRFKKVPGSEIPLDKIGLLSSVSFSWINEYITDGCKNGLRDKPLPSISTQESCQVNGSRIDTLWHNHVVERGQAGASVPKIAWHFVKTRVLVSSFIYFLGMFIALSSPIIVLQKIIIATEDRVNVTYKQNTSLSNPVIINATKINLTVNNNFDNYSNNLKHEIMIDQVIIFSHIGILITAEVISYFLIAWSASLNLRTATRLRSACLTLAYKKLIKSSVRFKAPVHQTLTYFVPESKTLYELITNGPLIFSGPLILLISSLYIWYSMGHWALIGIATLIILYLSLIMNAYLTNLFATRAMNYSLRRLSLLEEFINKIYFAKITQWDRCFVSRIQGVRKKELGEIKLGALSEGCSLCMVHVIPIVTVSVMTMAYLFTHQQIISVNYIPCLILILINLKHCVRSSWLAMSSISHGLASLNKLKTVLILKDCDRYTDKPIDKNYAITINSGHFSWDYNNNKRHTSYSVESDNIYVGAALKASLSPELIDINFYVPKGKLIGICGASGSGKSSLLLAIMGQLNRINGQVTIDGNMSYVPEDFNLFEGTLKENIVMNESFDSSWYYKSIQACNLTNDISLLPGSDDTDVHTVELTMIQKQKIALARAVYTNRDINLLDNPLRDLDKIESLEIFDKAIVQVLGLKSVVMITDKVQYLKRCDLIYLMKNGKVVEHGKHEELCQWNKEYDELTKSFDKKFRDNSRQLLVDSGIKSKGLSSATAAAISSSDLNLKLSRGETDFDETTRGIYGVRAIDYRAGGKCLGEFVCAMALLYSIPIAASPLIFFYISQKTLVNTTHIAIILASVVGFIIALGLTLTFIYNKDIFNAAKNMHERWLKKINRAHISIFSTVSSSALINICSHDLQEVDYTLPKLKITILMHFGISLFTTTILGIICPWLLLPMAIFISIIIIYQFYIRQLVLALNESRIESVTPIYNHVVSTVNERITIQAYRKERDFAKKFYKYCDANTTYDFMLKATKLWMEYRIKLISAVTLAAVIIICAAVNGVKDRYQVLGLGFICTIQLTQSLVHLTAAIIDVYGSLMTVGFVDNYIQNIPQEIKDNNDRREWPLIPSIHFQNVLLINSTDHEPFNFSIYAGEKVAIHGSNTELKSHLVKVLLQFDQVFSGNILIGNLNIVDINIDVLRQYVDYIPRVPILFNGTIKYNLEPHNRRTDKEIMEALQKVFLWEKISKLDDKLDSSAGNLFSVTEKKLLSLARIYLNSTVFNRSIIIIEDLEPDSELINNILQDVFKDFTIIVLSSSLNWNAQRIIKLKNTKETGTSMASNLLSCKKK, via the exons ATGATGCTTGCACCag TTTTgctttatgtttatttaagtTTTGATAATAATGGACAAGGTAAACTTttaccaagaaaaaaaaatgataaatatagtTCAACATATGTACAACACAATCGCTTATCAAGATATACTACAGCACTTGCTAATTGCGTACCTGtgagatttaaaaa agtTCCAGGATCTGAAATTCCTCTAGATAAAATAGGATTACTGTCAAGTGTATCATTCAGTTGGATAAATGAATACATTACTGATGGTTGTAAAAATGGATTACGAGATAAACCATTGCCTAGTATTTCTACTCAAGAATCTTGTCAAGTAAATGGCTCcag gaTAGATACCCTGTGGCATAATCATGTAGTCGAGAGAGGACAAGCTGGTGCATCGGTACCTAAAATCGCATGGCATTTTGTCAAAACCCGCGTACTTGTCAGCTCATTTATTTACTTCCTGGGAATGTTCATTGCGCTCTCCAGCCCC aTAATTGtattgcaaaaaataataattgcgaCTGAGGACCGGGTTAATGTGACTTACAAGCAAAACACCAGTTTGTCTAATCCAGTAATTATCAACgcgacaaaaataaatttaactgtcaataataatttcgataattattcaaataatttaaaacatgaAATAATGATAGAtcaagttattatttttagtcataTTGGTATTTTGATAACAGCTGAAGTTAtttcatactttttaattgcctGGAGCGCATCATTAAATCTTAGAACGGCTACAAGATTGAGATCTGCATGTTTAACTCTGGCgtacaaaaaattgattaaatcaTCAGTACGATTCAAAGCTCCGGTTCATCAG aCATTGACGTATTTTGTACCAGAAAGCAAAACTCTTTACGAATTAATAACAAACGGACCACTGATATTTTCCGGTCCTTTGATTTTATTGATATCGTCTCTGTACATCTGGTACTCGATGGGACACTGGGCACTTATAGGAATCGCaactctaattattttatatctaaGCTTGATAATGAATGCTTATTTGACAAATCTTTTTGCAACGCGTGCCATGAATTACTCACTGAGACGGCTGTCTTTGCTCGAAGAGtttatcaacaaaatttattttgcaaaAATTACCCAGTGGGACAGATGCTTTGTGTCCCGGATCCAAGGAGTTCGTAAGAAGGAATTGGGAGAGATAAAATTGGGCGCACTAAGCGAAGGCTGCAGTCTCTGTATGGTTCACGTTATTCCAATAGTTACTGTCAGTGTTATGACAATggcttatttatttactcatcaGCAAATTATTTCAGTCAAC tatattccatgtttgattttaattcttataaatttaaaacactgTGTGCGGAGTAGCTGGTTAGCAATGAGTAGTATTTCACATGGTTTGGCATcactcaataaattaaaaacagtaTTGATACTAAAAGACTGTGATCGTTATACTGACAAACCGATTGATAAAAACTACGCAATCACTATTAATTCTGGACATTTTTCATgggattataataataataaacgtcATACATCTTA ttccgTCGAGAGTGACAATATTTATGTGGGAGCAGCTTTGAAAGCTTCATTGTCACCAGAATTGAtagacataaatttttatgtgccTAAAGGAAAATTGATAGGAATATGCGGAGCTTCTGGAAGTGGAAAATCATCGTTGCTGCTGGCAATCATGGGCCAATTGAATCGCATTAATGGCCAGGTTACTATTGACGGTAACATGTCATATGTACCagaagattttaatttatttgagggAACTCTCAAGGAGAATATTGTGATGAACGAGAGTTTTGACTCCTCGTGGTACTACAAGAGCATACAGGCTTGCAATTTGACCAACGACATAAGTTTGCTTCCAGGATCAGATGACACTGACGTGCATACAGTAGAGCTGACGATGATCCAGAAGCAAAAAATCGCGTTGGCACGAGCAGTTTACACGAATCGCGACATAAATTTACTGGACAATCCTCTCAGGGATTTAGACAAGATTGAGagcttagaaatttttgacaaaGCTATTGTTCAAGTTCTTGGACTGAAAAGTGTCGTCATGATTACTGACAAAGTCCAA tatttgaagaGATGCGACTTGATTTATCTGATGAAAAATGGCAAAGTAGTGGAGCATGGTAAGCATGAAGAGCTGTGTCAGTGGAACAAAGAGTATGACGAGTTGACTAAATCATTTGACAAAAAGTTTCGCGATAATTCGCGTCAACTTCTTGTAGACTCGGGAATTAAAAGTAAAGGTCTTAGTTCAGCGACAGCTGCGGCTATTTCTTcaagtgatttaaatttaaagttaagcAGAGGAGAAACAGATTTTGATGAAACGACAAGAGGAATTTACGGAGTACGAGCTATCGACTATCGAGCTGGGGGAAAATGTCTCGGTGAATTTGTCTGTGCGATGGCTTTGCTTTATTCTATTCCCATTGCCGCAAGccctcttatttttttttacatatctcag AAAACTCTGGTCAATACAACACACATCGCTATTATTTTAGCGTCAGTCGTAGGATTTATCATCGCTTTAGGACTTactttaacatttatttacaacaaa gaTATATTCAATGCtgctaaaaatatgcacgagAGAtggctgaaaaaaataaatcgcgCGCATATATCGATATTTTCAACGGTATCTTCTTCTGCGTTGATAAATATCTGCAGCCATGACTTACAagaag tgGATTATACATTGCCcaagttaaaaataacaatacttATGCACTTTGGAATAAGTTTATTTACTACAACGATCTTGGGGATAATTTGTCCCTGGTTGTTATTACCGATGGCGATATTTATcagcataataataatttaccagTTTTACATCCGTCAATTGGTACTCGCGCTCAACGAATCGAGAATAGAATCGGTAACGCCGATTTATAATCACGTTGTGAGTACCGTCAATGAAAGAATAACGATTCAGGCGTACAGAAAAGAAAGAGAttttgctaaaaaattttacaaatactGCGACGCGAATACTACTTATGATTTTATGCTAAAAGCGACCAAATTGTGGATGGAGTACAGAATAAAACTTATTTCCGCGGTTACTCTGGCAGCGGTAATTATAATTTGCGCGGCAGTAAATGGCGTTAAAGATCGGTATCAAGTATTGGGACTGGGTTTTATTTGTACGATTCAATTGACTCAGAGTCTGGTTCATCTTACTGCTGCTATTATTGATGTGTATGGAAGTCTTATGACCGTTGGCTTTGTAGATAATTATATTCAG aataTACCGCaagaaataaaagataataatgATAGACGTGAGTGGCCACTGATACCGAGTatacattttcaaaatgttttgttgataaattcgACGGATCATGagccatttaatttttcaatttatgctGGGGAAAAAGTCg cgATACACGGCAGTAATacagaattaaaaagtcatttagtAAAAGTATTGCTGCAATTTGATCAAGTATTTTCaggaaatattttaataggaaatttaaatattgtcgACATAAATATCGATGTACTGAGACAGTATGTCGATTATATTCCACGAGTACCTATTCTTTTTAATGggacaataaaatacaatttggAGCCGCACAACCGTCGTACGGACAAAGAAATAATGGAGGCGTtgcaaaaagtatttttgtgggaaaaaatatcaaagctCGATGACAAGTTGGACAGCAGCGCGGGTAACTTGTTCAGtgtcactgaaaaaaaattattgtcactCGCTCGTATTTATCTCAACTCGACTGTCTTCAATCGAAgc attataattattgaagatCTGGAACCAGACTCCGAATtgattaacaatattttacaAGATGTATTTAAAGACTTTACAATAATCGTATTATCAAGTTCATTAAACTGGAATGCACAgcgaattattaaattaaaaaatacaaag gaaACAGGAACATCGATGGCTAGTAATTTAttgagttgtaaaaaaaaataa